A genomic region of Colletotrichum destructivum chromosome 1, complete sequence contains the following coding sequences:
- a CDS encoding Putative Thioredoxin-like superfamily gives MGVASRRRGDRRPRDGGDGADRLQVSQCVRCECIIRIGADLLLRQPSNDNPKRLEAEWKAVRSQTGVAMRWDDDLADESCSGLGAYPAIRLLRGGHPPLDYLGPRTSDEILRFIERVERSPHGPVNVPAEDSVSFQGLDDFVCIGHFPPGTALRQAFEAVADKYRTEFTFGVVVVDVDSPGVAAVANDAKVVCHKRDDQSIHTWTSGDDGLEAWLVEASRPVIAELTPANHQRFLDRGWPMVYILSPSPGVRASVRADLHAFAKSHYASLTAVTVDPGYFPDLPARLGLDPPEDDRPAGAVHQLSNGRVYRYPEGRAFTPRELQAWGLDVWQGRVKPWAPPGQEPAPDAGSGNVRIVRSHNLKVKNILGVKIRIGGRERDEL, from the exons ATGGGTGTCGcttctcgccggcgcggtGACCGCCGACCCCGGgacggcggagacggcgctGATCGCCT ACAGGTGTCCCAGTGCGTACGGTGTGAATGCATCATCAGGATCGGCGCTGACTTGTTGCTACGTCAGCCTTCAAACGACAACCCGAAGCGGCTTGAAGCGGAGTGGAAGGCGGTGCGGTCCCAGACAGGGGTTGCCATGAGATGggatgacgacctcgccgatgaGTCCTGCTCGGGCCTGGGCGCGTATCCCGCCATCAGACTCCTCCGCGGTGGCCACCCGCCGCTGGATTACCTCGGCCCGCGTACGAGCGATGA AATCCTGCGCTTTATCGAACGGGTCGAACGCTCCCCGCATGGCCCCGTCAACGTCCCCGCCGAGGACTCTGTGTCTTTCCAAGGCTTAGACGACTTTGTCTGCATCGGGCACTTTCCGCCGGGGACCGCACTGCGGCAGGCGTTCGAGGCCGTGGCGGACAAGTACCGCACCGAGTTCAcctttggcgtcgtcgttgtcgacgtcgacagCCCGGGCGTCGCCGCAGTCGCCAACGACGCAAAAGTGGTCTGCCACAAACGAGATGACCAGAGCATCCACACGTGGACctctggcgacgacgggctggAGGCGTGGCTCGTCGAGGCCTCGCGGCCCGTCATCGCGGAGCTCACGCCCGCGAACCACCAGCGCTTCCTCGAC CGCGGCTGGCCGATGGTCTACATcctctcgccgtcgcccggcGTCCGCGCCTCCGTCCGCGCCGACCTCCACGCGTTCGCCAAGAGCCACTACGCGTCCCTGACGGCCGTGACCGTCGACCCCGGCTACTTCCCCGACCTCCCGGCGAGGCTGGGTCTCGATCCGCCCGAAGACGATCGCCCCGCCGGCGCGGTGCACCAGCTCTCGAACGGGCGGGTGTACCGCTACCCCGAGGGCAGAGCGTTCACGCCGCGCGAGCTGCAGGCGTGGGGGTTGGATGTGTGGCAGGGCCGGGTCAAGCCGTGGGCGCCGCCCGGCCAGGAGCCGGCCCCCGATGCCGGAAGCGGGAACGTACGGATCGTGAGGTCGCACAATCTCAAGGTTAAGAACATCCTCGGAGTGAAGATCCGGATTGGAGGACGCGAGCGGGACGAGCTTTGA
- a CDS encoding Putative major facilitator superfamily, MFS transporter superfamily, with protein MASAPPHSSSSSITATEADVEAQKPVNKASYFHLLFDQAGVTEAVLERKYPGEGTHEAPYVVDFLPEDAHNPQTFPVWKKWTYTIEQAIATLAVAFVSTAYSGGIAEVIRDFGVSTEIGILGVSLFVVGFAVGPLMWAPLSELYGRQYLFIMTYIALTAFNAGAAGAQNIETLIILRFFAGTFGASPMTNAGGVIADMFNANERGLATAIFAAAPFLGPSIGPIVGGFLGVAEGWRWIEGLMAIFTGVVLIVVGLTVPETYAPVLLRRRAEKLSALTGKSYLSKYEAHQPRKTVAQQFKVALSRPWILLFKEPIVLLTSIYMAIVYGTLYMLFAAFPIVFQRHRGWSPGVGGLAFLGVAVGMIFAVIYTGFDSRRYLRVSAAHGGFAPPEARLPPSMVGACLLPIGLFWFAWTNGPEVHWIVSIIASGFFAAGLVLVFLSLLNYLIDSYVIYAASVLAANSVMRSLFGAAFPLFTTQMYENLGIHWASSIPAFLALACLPFPFLFYKYGPAIRKRCKFAAEASAVLERMRQTHEQTTEDDALAEQEKKEHERTMSAAPSDGGVLSDDERTVQGVVSDDEAARKVQQV; from the exons ATGGCGTCAGCGCCGCCAcactcctcgtcgtcgtcgatcacggcgaccgaggccgacgtcgaggcgcAGAAGCCCGTCAACAAGGCCAGCTACTTCCACCTCCTCTTCGACCAGGCCGGCGTCACAGAGGCCGTACTCGAGCGCAAGTACCCCGGCGAGGGCACGCACGAGGCGCCCTACGTCGTCGACTTTCTCCCCGAGGATGCCCACAACCCGCAGACCTTCCCCGTGTGGAAGAAGTGGACCTACACCATCGAGCAGGCCATCgccaccctcgccgtcgcctttGTGAGCACGGCCTACTCgggcggcatcgccgaggtcaTCCGCGACTTTGGCGTGTCGACCGAGATCGGCATCCTGGGCGTGTCGCTGTTCGTCGtgggcttcgccgtcggccccCTGATGTGGGCGCCGCTGTCCGAGCTGTACGGCCGCCAGTACCTCTTCATCATGACCTACATCGCCCTCACGGCCTtcaacgccggcgccgccggcgcccagaACATCGAGACGCTCATCATCCTccgcttcttcgccggcacTTTCGGCGCCTCGCCCATGACCAACGCGGGCGGTGTCATTGCCGACATGTTCAACGCCAACGAGCGCGGCCTCGCCACGgccatcttcgccgccgcccccttcctGGGTCCTTCCATCG GTCCCATTGTCGGCggcttccttggcgtcgccgagggctGGCGCTGGATCGAGGGCCTGATGGCCATCTTCACcggcgtcgtcctcatcgtcgtcggcctgaCGGTCCCCGAGACGTACgcccccgtcctcctccgccgccgcgccgagaagctctCCGCCCTCACCGGCAAGTCGTACCTGTCCAAGTACGAGGCCCACCAGCCGCGCAAGACCGTCGCCCAGCAGTTCAAGGTCGCCCTCTCGCGCCCCTGGATCCTCCTCTTCAAGGAGCCCATCGTGCTACTGACGTCCATCTACATGGCCATCGTCTACGGCACCCTCTACATGCTCTTCGCCGCCTTCCCCATCGTCTTCCAGCGCCACCGCGGCTGGTCCcccggcgttggcggcctCGCGTTCctgggcgtcgccgtcggcatgaTCTTTGCCGTCATCTACACCGGCTTCGACAGCCGCCGCTACCTCCGGGTGTCGGCCGCCCACGGCGGCTTCGCGCCCCCCGAGGCCCGCCTGCCGCCCTCCATGGTCGGCGCCTGCCTCCTGCCCATCGGGCTGTTCTGGTTCGCCTGGACCAACGGGCCCGAGGTCCACTGGATCGTCTCCATCATCgcctcgggcttcttcgctgccggcctggtcctcgtcttcctcagCCTGCTCAACTACCTGATCGACTCGTACGTCATCTACGCCGCCagcgtcctcgccgccaactcCGTCATGCGCTccctcttcggcgccgccttcccGCTCTTCACCACCCAGATGTACGAGAACCTCGGCATCCACTGGGCCTCGTCCATCCcggccttcctcgccctcgcctgcctgcccttccccttcctcttctacAAGTACGGCCCCGCCATCCGCAAGCGCTGCAagttcgccgccgaggcctccgccgtcctcgagcgcATGCGCCAGACCCACGAGCAGAccaccgaggacgacgccttggccgagcaggagaagaaggagcaCGAGCGCACAATGTCTGCCGCGcccagcgacggcggcgtgctgtcggacgacgagcgcACCGTCCAGGGCGTGGTttcggacgacgaggccgcccgcAAGGTGCAGCAGGTCTAG
- a CDS encoding Putative BTB/POZ domain-containing protein — protein MDGALSKHMPMDKPAAAAPERFFEVRSPASFAARMWSRKYSGVPVVPDGDLILVVGLGAETTELRADSLILKRASRVFGAMLGPRFSEGQKLLDRGAEPVKISLPDEDPEIMELILNILHHQNSRVCQIAAADSILEVAVIADKYDLVDALKVWIPGDTKATRNHRADHSKYASQTMLRYHEPSIEHLTVGDLWRLGLAAGLLNEPKAFEKITRMLVWNHTVPYIQLADAEDAIDIEFALRMCYLLEKERQDLKTSLLLHLLPIISTGNQLRLVEIKVDSAEHFDAWPELMKLFGASLKETTRFAEGLVLADRSRRAAGPGSDFMRHFRTRGGIRLADARRGRG, from the exons ATGGACGGCGCTCTGAGCAAACACATGCCCATGGacaagccggcggcggcggcgccggaaAGGTTCTTCGAGGTGCGCTCGCCGGCGAGTTTCGCGGCGCGGATGTGGTCGCGCAAGTACAGCGGGGTGCCGGTGGTGCCGGACGGCGACCTGATCCTCGTGGTCGGGCTCGGCGCGGAGACGACAGAGCTGCGCGCGGACTCGCTGATCCTCAAGCGGGCGTCGCGGGTGTTTGGGGCGATGCTGGGGCCGCGGTTCTCCGAGGGCCAGAAGCTGCTGGACCGCGGGGCGGAGCCCGTCAAGATCAGCCTGCCCGACGAGGACCCGGAGATCATGGAGCTCATCCTCAACATCCTGCACCACCAGAACTCGCGCGTGTGCCAGATCGCGGCGGCCGACTCGATCCTGGAGGtggccgtcatcgccgacaagtacgacctcgtcgacgcgctCAAGGTTTGGATCCCGGGCGATACCAAAGCAACAAGAAATCACAGGGCTGACCATTCAAAGTACGCGTCGCAGACCATGTTGCGGTACCACGAGCCGTCGATCGAGCACCTGACGGTCGGGGACCTGTGGCGGCTGGGCCTGGCGGCGGGGCTGCTCAACGAGCCCAAGGCGTTTGAGAAGATCACGCGCATGCTGGTGTGGAACCACACGGTGCCGTACAtccagctggccgacgccgaggacgccatcgacaTTGAGTTTGCGCTGCGCATGTGCT ACCTCCTCGAAAAGGAGCGGCAGGACCTCAAGacgtcgctgctgctgcacctgcTGCCCATCATCTCGACGGGCAACCAGCTGCGGCTCGTCGAGATCAAGGTCGACTCGGCGGAGCACTTTGACGCGTGGCCGGAGCTGATGAAGCTGTTCGGGGCGAGCCTcaaggagacgacgaggttCGCCGAGGGGCTGGTCTTGGCGGACCGAAGCCGCCGGGCGGCCGGCCCCGGTTCCGACTTTATGAGGCACTTCAGGACCCGCGGCGGCATACGCCTGGCCGACGCGCGGAGGGGACGGGGCTGA